In a genomic window of Oncorhynchus masou masou isolate Uvic2021 unplaced genomic scaffold, UVic_Omas_1.1 unplaced_scaffold_2044, whole genome shotgun sequence:
- the LOC135532817 gene encoding dysbindin-A-like isoform X1: protein MSSSGSSSRNSSELDSEHAQKVLDMEHAQQGKLKERQKYFEEAFQQDMDQYLSTGYLQITDRRGPIGSMSSMEVNVDVLEQMDLMDVSDHEALDVFLNSGGEDDSLTSSLTSGPDPESLSSEISLRVPTQAELRNKPSSFSSTEPGSASQDTSQDTSLGEGQEGEGSEASGDGDQPLVLPDEEEVQADTALVSLPEAETFKNSDDSDSQAS, encoded by the exons CCGAGCTGGACTCTGAGCACGCCCAGAAGGTGCTGGACATGGAGCACGCCCAGCAGGGGAAGCTGAAGGAGAGGCAGAAGTACTTTGAAGAAGCTTTCCAACAGGACATGGATCAGTACCTCTCTACTGGCTACCTGCAGATCACCGACAGAAGAG GGCCAATAGGTAGCATGTCTTCCATGGAGGTGAACGTTGACGTTCTGGAACAGATGGACCTGATGGATGTGTCGGACCACGAGGCCCTCGACGTCTTTCTCAACTCTGGAGGAGAAGACGACAGCCTGACCTCCTCACTCACCTCAG GTCCAGACCCTGAGTCGTTGTCCTCTGAGATCTCCCTGCGGGTGCCCACCCAGGCGGAACTGAGGAACAAGCCGTCTTCCTTCTCCTCCACGGAGCCAGGCTCAGCCAGCCAGGACACCAGCCAGGACACCAGCCTTGGGGAGGGCCAGGAGGGGGAGGGCAGCGAGGCCAGCGGAGATGGAGACCAGCCCCTGGTGCTGCCAGACGAGGAGGAAGTGCAGGCCGACACAGCCCTGGTGTCGTTGCCCGAGGCAGAGACGTTCAAGAACTCTGACGACAGCGACTCGCAGGCCTCTTAG
- the LOC135532817 gene encoding dysbindin-A-like isoform X2: MEHAQQGKLKERQKYFEEAFQQDMDQYLSTGYLQITDRRGPIGSMSSMEVNVDVLEQMDLMDVSDHEALDVFLNSGGEDDSLTSSLTSGPDPESLSSEISLRVPTQAELRNKPSSFSSTEPGSASQDTSQDTSLGEGQEGEGSEASGDGDQPLVLPDEEEVQADTALVSLPEAETFKNSDDSDSQAS, translated from the exons ATGGAGCACGCCCAGCAGGGGAAGCTGAAGGAGAGGCAGAAGTACTTTGAAGAAGCTTTCCAACAGGACATGGATCAGTACCTCTCTACTGGCTACCTGCAGATCACCGACAGAAGAG GGCCAATAGGTAGCATGTCTTCCATGGAGGTGAACGTTGACGTTCTGGAACAGATGGACCTGATGGATGTGTCGGACCACGAGGCCCTCGACGTCTTTCTCAACTCTGGAGGAGAAGACGACAGCCTGACCTCCTCACTCACCTCAG GTCCAGACCCTGAGTCGTTGTCCTCTGAGATCTCCCTGCGGGTGCCCACCCAGGCGGAACTGAGGAACAAGCCGTCTTCCTTCTCCTCCACGGAGCCAGGCTCAGCCAGCCAGGACACCAGCCAGGACACCAGCCTTGGGGAGGGCCAGGAGGGGGAGGGCAGCGAGGCCAGCGGAGATGGAGACCAGCCCCTGGTGCTGCCAGACGAGGAGGAAGTGCAGGCCGACACAGCCCTGGTGTCGTTGCCCGAGGCAGAGACGTTCAAGAACTCTGACGACAGCGACTCGCAGGCCTCTTAG